The following proteins are co-located in the Anas platyrhynchos isolate ZD024472 breed Pekin duck chromosome 1, IASCAAS_PekinDuck_T2T, whole genome shotgun sequence genome:
- the LOC101793812 gene encoding granulocyte-macrophage colony-stimulating factor receptor subunit alpha, which produces MLACLGLIFMTQWLLLVAQMYIDWQCTDLEMPEPPIRNLTLNPWKMELSWISSTNFTEYKCSVAADNEKAIIKAVDMTCIFDGNLMFPLHNGANFSVTAVNINNTYSSICTCIPRGKKGSAIENFSCVIYDVSLMNCTWQAGRNAPGDTQYFLYWKKSRDDNETECELYIKDENGRHVGCRFQNVMIKHKIAYFMVNGSSNVSQIRFYDKYIELYTIEKLMPPSNVTVNCDKKENDCIIQWERPQISHSDKDRCFKYEVKITYKGNSGEEVVHTFTKETERSHILQSYSMGKKYLVKIRAAGHNCYVNNAWGEWSAAVEFGNEDIFSSLIWILSVVAVAMFLVVFFTVLFCKRTHYWKTAFPPVPKPKNPFNGQHDINPELMECKMQSITSENEQILVAELVK; this is translated from the exons ATGCTTGCTTGTCTTGGACTCATCTTCATGACCCAGTGGCTGCTTCTGGTCGCCCAGATGTATATTGACTGGCAATGCACAGATT TGGAGATGCCAGAGCCACCTATCAGAAATTTGACACTGAATCCTTGGAAAATGGAACTGAGTTGGATAAGCAGTACAAATTTCACCGAGTACAAGTGTTCTGTGGCAGCAGACAATGAAAAGGCCATTATAAAG GCAGTGGACATGACCTGCATATTTGATGGAAATCTAATGTTTCCTCTGCACAACGGGGCAAACTTTTCAGTTACAGCAGTGAACATCAACAATACATATTCAAGCATATGCACATGTATTCCTCGAG GCAAAAAGGGGTCAGCCATTGAAAACTTCTCCTGTGTGATTTATGATGTTTCTCTCATGAACTGCActtggcaggcaggcaggaatgCTCCAGGAGATACCCAATATTTTCTCTACTGGAAGAAATCAAG AGATGATAATGAGACAGAATGTGAGCTTTACATTAAAGATGAAAATGGCAGACACGTGGGATGTAGATTCCAAAATGTGATGATTAAACACAAAATTGCTTACTTTATGGTGAATGGGTCTAGCAATGTCTCCCAGATCCGATTCTATGATAAGTACATCGAACTGTATACAATTG AAAAACTCATGCCTCCTTCAAATGTCACTGTCAACtgtgacaaaaaagaaaatgattgcaTAATTCAGTGGGAACGACCCCAAATAAGTCATTCGGATAAAGACAGGTGTTTTAAATATGAAGTCAAAATAACATATAAG GGTAATTCTGGAGAAGAGGTCGTACATACTTTTACAAAA gAAACTGAAAGAAGCCACATACTTCAAAGTTACAGTATGGGAAAGAAGTACCTTGTGAAAATCAGAGCAGCTGGCCATAACTGTTATGTGAATAACGCCTGGGGGGAGTGGAGTGCAGCTGTTGAGTTTG gaaatgaagacattttttcttctttgatatGGATTTTATCAGTGGTGGCAGTTGCAATGTTCTTAGTGgtttttttcacagttttgttCTGCAAAAG GACTCATTATtggaaaacagcatttccaCCAGTCCCAAAGCcaaaaaatccatttaatgGACAGCATGATATAAATCCAGAG cTGATGGAGTGCAAAATGCAGTCAATAACATctgaaaatgaacagattttaGTTGCTGAATTagtaaaataa